The Cervus canadensis isolate Bull #8, Minnesota chromosome X, ASM1932006v1, whole genome shotgun sequence genome contains a region encoding:
- the TCEAL1 gene encoding transcription elongation factor A protein-like 1, which yields MEKACKEPEERPQSSPKADEERPSVEQSPEKSSPEEQSSEEASSEEEFFPEELLPELLPEMLESEERPPQERLSRKDLFEARPPMEQPPCGVGKHKLEEGSFKERLAGSRPQFRGDIHGRNLSNEEMIKVAEEMEEMKRVRNKLMIMHWKARRNRPYPI from the coding sequence ATGGAAAAAGCCTGCAAAGAGCCCGAGGAGCGGCCACAGAGCTCGCCCAAGGCGGATGAAGAGCGGCCTTCTGTGGAGCAGTCTCCCGAAAAGTCGTCTCCAGAGGAGCAGTCTTCGGAGGAGGCGTCCTCGGAGGAGGAGTTCTTTCCCGAGGAACTCCTTCCTGAGCTCCTTCCCGAGATGCTCGAGTCCGAGGAGCGCCCTCCTCAGGAGCGCCTGTCGAGGAAGGACCTTTTTGAGGCGCGCCCTCCCATGGAGCAGCCTCCTTGCGGAGTGGGCAAACACAAGCTAGAAGAGGGAAGCTTTAAGGAAAGGCTGGCCGGCTCCCGCCCGCAATTTAGAGGGGACATACACGGCAGAAATTTAAGCAACGAGGAGATGATAAAGGTAGcagaggagatggaagagatgaagCGAGTACGAAACAAACTGATGATCATGCATTGGAAGGCCAGGCGGAACCGTCCTTATCCTATTTAA